CAATAACGGCGACGGTGAAAGAAAATCATCGTGCTCTCATTGTGGTTGGCGTAACCATAGCTCGCAGTCTTGTAAATACAAGAACAGCAAGTGTCATTCCTGTGGAAAAATTGGCCATTTGGCATCTGTTTGCTACAATAAAAAGAGAAGTGTTAATTACGTTTCTAATGACACTAGTGAAGATTATGTTGATAATGATGTTTTCAATTATTCTATTTTTAGTGTGGCTGAGCGAGGTTCTAGTGACGTGTATTCCCTTCCAGTAATAATTGATGGTGTCAAATTGAATGCTGTGTGTGATACAGGTGCGCCATGTACATTGTTGCCTTTGTCGTTTTATGAAAACAACGATGTTAAGAAGGTTCTTCGTTCATGCCATGTACCATATGTGGATTATAGCGGAGACAAATTGAAGCTGGTTGGTGAATATGATGCCTCAATTACTTTTGAAGGTAAAACTAAatctgtagttgttgttgttgttgagtcATCGAATCCCCCATTACTTGGACGTTCGTTTTTACGTGCTTTCAACTTTGAATTGCTGCAAGTGAACAATGTAAATTGCCCAAATTTAAATTCCGTGATCGAGCAGTTGAGAATGGAGTTTTCTGAGGTTTTTGAGGAAAAATTGGGTGAATATAATATCAATGCTGTTTCACTGAGGGTTGCTGAAAATGCAACACCTGTATTTTGTAAACCAAGGCCTGTCCCTTTGGCTTGGAAAGACAAGATTGAGGCGAAATTACGTGATTTAATTGCGACTGGTGTGTTGGAACCAGTAGATAACTCCGATTGGGGTACACCTTTAGTACCAATTTTGAAACCAAATGGCGATTTTCGCATTTGTGGAGACTATAAAGTCACAATTTATAAGTTTTTGGAGGATTTCAAGTATCCTTTGCCTCGGattgaagaaatttttgctTCTTTGGAGGGTGGTGAACTTTTCACTAAACTTGATTTGTCGAATGCCTACAATCAACTTGTTCTTGATGAGGATTCCCAACTGTTGTGTGCGTGGAGTACGCACATTGGAACTTTAAAAGTAAAACGTTTACCTTTTGGTGTTAAGACAGCAGCagctatttttcaaaaaactatgGAAAATCTATTTAGAGGAATTCCATATGTTGTAGTATATCAAGATGATATTACAGTCACTGGTAAAAATATGCAGGAACACATAAGTACGTTGCGTTTGGTTCTACAAAAATTACAAAGTTCTGGATTAAAACTGAATTTAAAGAAGTCTGAATTTTTCAAATCCAAAATATCGTATTTGGGTTTTAATATTGATAAAAATGGACTTAGCAAAAATAATGATCGAATTTCGAGCTTAATTTCTGCCCCGATTCCTACAAATGTTTCGGAATTAAGAGCTTTCGTTGGTATGGCGAACTATTATTCCAGATTTATTGAGAATTTTGCGCAAATCATGTCTCATTTTTACCACTTGTTGGGTAAGGGCGTTCCGTTTGTCTGGTCGGATGATTGTCAGCAGGCGTATGATTTGATTAAAAAGTTTGTAACTCCAGATCGGGTTCTGGTCCATTTCAACCCTGAATTACCAATAATATTAACAACGGATGCTTCGAATAGTGCAGTAGCAGGAATTTTATCTCACCAATTTTCGGATGGTCTCAAGCCCATTGCTTTTGTTTCAAGAGCATTATCAAAAAGTGAGAAAAATTATAGTACACTTGAAAAAGAGGCGTTGGCGATTGTGTTTTGTGTAACAAAACTCAAACAGTATTTACTTGGAAATACTTTTGTACTAAGAACGGACCATCGTCCGTTACTTGCAATTTTTGGTGCAAATAAAGGTTTGCCTATGATGGCCTCAGCACGTATGCAGCGCTGGGCACTGATTTTATCCGGTTTTAATTACACCGTTGAACATGTTAAGGGAGTGCAAAATGAAGCTGATGCTATTTCTAGAATGCCCCAAAGAAATTTTGAGAGCAATAATATTGAATATTCCtatataaatttcatagaaaatgagGAAAATTTCAACTTGAATTTCAAGACTGTATCTCGTGAAACGAGACGTGACACTGTTTTGTCAAAAGTAGTAGAATGTATTGCAAGTGGAACCCTGCACAATTTAAAAGAAGATTTGTATACGCCATATCGTGAAAAAGATACACAACTTTCTGTCGAAAATGATTGCGTTCTGTGGGGATACAGAATCGTAATTCCAGAGAAACTGAGATCTGCAATCTTAACAGAATTACATCGTTCCCATTTGGGAATTGTAAAAACAAAGGCTTTGGCTAGATCGTATATATGGTGGCCTGGTCTTGATAAAGATATCGAAGATTTAATCAGGAATTGTATTCATTGTCAAAAATTGCAATCCAGCCCGGAAAAGAGCAGCCTAATTCCATGGGTGCCTGATGGTTCTGTGTGGAGCAGAATACACATTGATTATGCTGACccgattaaaaattttcatttcttcaTTATCATCGATGCTTTTTCAAAATTCGTCGAAGTATTTAAAACCAAAGATTTAACAACTGCTTTTACAATTAGAAAGCTGAAAGAACTGTTCTCACGCTATGGTTTGGTTGACACGCTCGTTAGTGACAACGGACCACAGTTCACATCATATGAATTCAAGAATTTCTTGGCCTTAAATGGTATAAAACATGTCTTGACTCCTCCGGGACATCCGTCCACAAATGGTCaagcagaaaattttgtcaaaacttttaaaaagtCTATTTTAGCAAATTTAGACCAAAACAAAGATgccaatttggatcaaatattATGTCGTTTCCTAATGGATTACAGAAACATGAAACATTGCACAACAACTGAATCTCCAGCTATGCTGTTCTTTGGCAGGAAACTGAAAACCAGATTTAGTCTTCTAAAACccccaacaacaaaacaaaacatactTAAGTCTCAAGACAACAACATAGTTCATCACAACGGTAATcgcaaagagtttttttttgaaggtGAAACTGTGTTAGTACGCGATTATCGAAATCCAAATAAACCTAGTTGGACTAAGGCAGTAATTCAACGGCAACTAGGTCCACAATCTTACTCCTGTGTTTTGTCTCACAACAACAACGTCATCAAACGTCATCTTGATCAAATTCGTGGTCATAAtctaacacaacaacaacagccaatcgagcaaccaacaacaactaataacaacaacacatcATCATCTGAACCTGTTCCTATGCAAATGAATGAGGATGTTTCACTCACTAGAATGGAGCTCAGACCACGAGAGGGAGGTAGAGTTGTAAAGAAATAACTCAATTACAATTTTCTATGTATTTTCAAtataaaatcatttatttattatcagCTTTAGGAGGAGCATATAGAGTATTAATTGTTAAGTACCACTCTAATACACAATTATACATTGTACATAAATCTTAACATTCTAACATCTTAACACTCTCTCTCATATCTGTTGTCATAAGTTGATGTATCTCAtagacacatacacacatacacctgTTTATACATATATTTAGTACTAAGCTCTCATTAGTAGTTCTTGCAGCTTTGATTTGCAATAAAGAAGACAGTAAGCATTTGAATACTTACAAGGCCGCTTGTTTCTCTTAACATGATAGTGTAATACACtacataaaatttataatatttgattgaaatatatacatacatatttacaattgatttgaatttaaatttggatcgCAATTTCTGATATGACATGTATCTTCAACACCTCTGTCAAATTGATTTAGGTATTCCacatacccaacaactattgaGAACTGTGTCGATCACgctctttttatagcctccaccatttgatgggggctatactacaataatttcgtcattctgtttgtaactcctcgaaatattcgtctaagaccccataaggtatatctTTCTTAATCCTCATGACAtattaagttgatctagccatgtccgtgcgtctgcccgcccgtctgtctaagaatggttgaaatcggtttataacctgatgtagccgtcatataaaccgatctggggtctttacttcttgagactctagaaggcgcaattattttccgatttggatgaaattttgcacgacgtgcttcgttatgacttccaacaactgcgctaagtatggttcaaatcgataacctgacatagatgccatataaaccgatctgggatattaattttttgaatctcttgagggcgcaattattatccgatttggcctttggcctttcccttataaaccgaagCAAATAGGAAGTTGTACTACTTGAGCCTCTcaagggcgcaagtcttattcgatttggatgaaattttacacaatgaaatttattatggtctccaacattcaattcaaatatggtccgaatcggaccataacttgatatagctccaatagcataccaattattttcttttatcctttgttttcctaaaaagagataccgagaaaaaaacatattcgatccatggtggggagtatatgagattcggcccggccgaacttagcacgcttttacatgtttattTTCTATACCCATATGTAATGTCCATTGCAAAAAAGTGTTCAGAATTTAAAGTAGTGTATATACCAAAGCAAGTTTTAAAATCTGCTTAATCAATAGTAGGATTAAACATTAATATGAATTGCTATGAGTTCTATACATATTTGGCAACTAAGGAGGGGGAATCACTTGTCGAGTCACGTGatgggacgaaaatctttcgccttcgtgcggtaaagttttcctgctttcggaatgaaaattgccTTTGTGTTCCTCCATCCCATAGATTTATATGACATGATGATACATgcggagtatatctccctaagccaaggcaCCAgtttatcagacacagcttataattcaaccggtgatacatcatcagggcctggcgacataaagaagtcgaaacttcttatcgcccataggattttcggcgcaaacacaatttccccaataacctctgaCGAATGCATGCCAGTAAAAACCTTTCGTGGCTCCACcctgtccgttggagaatttttcgggaaatgtgtatcaatgtgtagttctagtgtttcctcactagacattataCAGACAttgtctgacttctgaatataccccaccgtaataggtctcgaggacagaatattcttgagcctagaggcctcagatgtatactccacggagctgcagaatttcaCCAAGGATTCGATCTGAGCCTTTTtttagctcgcccttatattttctaagCTCAGCTTgcagatgtcccaatcgtggcttgcgccctgttgaagagttttctgtagtccttccttagaccaaccagctctggggtccatcatgacggtcgctgtttgcccctttgACATGcagacacaagcgagtcattcatggCCTTCgttatccgcttgaccattatttctatatcctccgcagtttccacttcccttTCTGATCCAGTtatgcagtattttctccaaggctgaaactaatatatcgatgatcagagaagctgtgattATCCAACACTTCCCGGTCGCATAtacttccacttatatcttccgataacaaggtaatatctagtacctcctgcctgttcctggtaataaaggtcggtttataccctttattaaaaatcgccagtttgcaacttataatatattcgataagcagttcACACATGTCTTTGACACCCGAACTTACCCATTTCTGGTGTTGTttattagcatcacttcctacaatgaggctatttttatacccttcaccataggattggggtatactaatttcgtcattctgtttgtaactactcgaaatattcgcctgagaccccataaagtatatatattcttgatcgtcgtgacattttatgtcgatctagtcatgtccgcccgtccgtctgtctgtcgaaagcacgctaactttcgaaggagtaaagctagccacttgaaattttgcacaaatatttcttatttgtaaatgggccatatcggtaaatgttttgatatagctgccatataaaccgatcttgtgtcttgacttattgagcctctagagggcgcaatgcttatacgattggaatgaaattttgcacgacgtgtttcgctatgactttggaataaaattttgcacgacgtgtttcgctatgacttccaacaactgtgccaaatatggttcataacctgatgtagttgttatataaaccgatctggcgaattgacttcttgagcctctagagggcgcaattcttatccgatttgaatgcaattttgcatgacgtaatttattatgactctcaacaactgtaccaagtatggttcaaatcggccctagacctgatatagctgtcatataaatcgatcttgggtcttgacttcttgagccactagaggtcgcaattattatccgatttgcctgaaatttaggaaattcAGGAAAAACGAGGCAAAAAAAACGCAATAAATTTAacatggaaaaaattggttgaaaAACCAGATATATATATGAACTCAAAATAGAAGCTGTTTTTGGCAGTTCAATCTAGACTTATGCTGTCCAAGTGTGGGGATTCACCCATTTAATTTAGATTGGGCATAATTGGGTCTTAACAAAGTTACTGGTTTATTTTCTGTTCAGATGTAATAAAATGTGTGAGACTGCAAATTCACGAAGAAAGGATTCagaactagtaaaagcgtgctaagttcggccgggcgcaGTCTTATgtatcctccaccattgatcgcatttgtcgatttctttttccggtatctatttttaggaaaacaaaagataatggataagaattgcaatgctattggaactatatcaaattcggactataattgaattgaatgttggcgaccataatagaagtcttgtgtaaaatttcatccaaatcggatgatatttgcgccctttagggtctcaagaagtaaaatcgacagatcggattatatgagacctgtatcaggctatttaccgatttaaaccatatttggcacatatgttaaaggtcatgtgagaagctgttgtacaaaagaggcttaagaagtacaatcatcaaatcggtttatatcggatctatatcaggttatggactgatttagagcgtacttgacatagttgttgcgaGAAAAATCCAAAACTTTATGCATAATTGCAAAATTCCAGACAatgacgatcaagcatatatgtatttaatggggtcttagacgaatatttcgaggtgttacaaacgaaatgacgaaattagtatacccccattggagggtataaaaaaggaaaatagtCAGAGCCAGCGAATATATAAatatctaaatccaaatatagccaATCTCTATCTAAATGAGAGATACTCTATATTGAATATTAGTTGGATTTTCAAAGCGCGTAGTGGAATGATCCACCTGAAATATAACTGGTTCAAATCTGGAGAACAAATCAGTGAATGTAAACTTTGTAATATGAAGGTAATAGAAACATTATAGCGCTTTTTAAGAAATTGCCCAGTACTTAGAGAATTTCGTTTTGCATCATTTCGAAAAACAGTAACTGAAGAAGAAGAACTTTTCAAATTTAATgatattcgccctaacaggcaaaaaatttaaaaaatgaaaaattcggcagagcacGACCGGGATTCAAACCTGGGCAAACGGAACAACAGCGAAAGCCGTAGCCGTTGTGAAGCGTTCGAAGCtatcaatacaactttcaacagatgcacaaaatcatgctTAGtatggaagaagtgtaatttttcacatagaatgaatgtctgtcattacacaaaaatacatgcattgggaaaagtatagctaatagacagggttttcgagcttggttaatgtggtaattgtatcatagatgcgtttttgcTATTactacgattcaaatacaacataccaacgtacgacccttgaagccatcacacctaatatagttgaaaagtcttctaaccaaagatagcaacacacaccaactcctatgggacgcgtttcgtctttttccatttgcacctccgatcattgagctcgtctcgaaagagaaacaaacaaaaattatcaaaatactTAATAATGAACAAGAAAATGACTGGAATAACTTAGCAATCTACATTATAGTGAGTTTTAAGTATCGAAATATCTAATATAATTCTGCAGAagatttcaaaaataaagaacACTTTTTAAATGTATGTAACTgcattatgaaaatttattcaataaggaagaagaaatattaaATGTTTCGGAACACATCATCCACTCTCTGGTGACTGTTGAACTAAACTACCACGTTAATATTCCCAtttctttcatttattttacgaaCATATTTTACCAAAGGGCAAATTTTCaacttaaggctggtactatattcgtttttcacagttgaaaacacttatttttcacggttacttttttacACTACAAAAATGTTCAGGAGTATtaagggaatgtcctactgaatgaaatcagcaagtttttttgctttatcgtctattatctaaaaaagtaatcacgaaaaattttcgtaaaaaaactaacgtagtaccagccattaattgtgaataaattattattttacgCTGCCGTTTCGTTAGATATACATTTAAATCTCTAAGAAAAATCCATCTAATTGCTGGTTTTCCAATCGTAAGTGATTTATTTCTGAATTTACTCTTCCTATTCCATTTTAACCTTCGATATCTTCTTCCGTGTTTTTAACTTCTCAtccaaaattgaattttttgtatCAGTtataacttttataagttcgaaTGGAGAAATGTCACTTGAAACTACAGGtggttggttaggttaggtttagttgGCAGtccgccatcagactcacttagacgttttcgtccattgtgatacctagttccaaccgttgaaccatccagatcgctttaaaaagtccaataacttgcgaatgttcacatccgctaaatcagacaggttctcaaagaaatgagaacctaaagttgaactccttctaactgccagtgcgggacacacacccagaaggtgttctatagtctctactTCGTCAATATCCCTACAGatcctgcaaaagtcgttgctggcaacctgcaGTCTCTcaccatgttttccgattttacagtgacctgtcatgacgaccacaatgactgagacgtctgttctagacaatgacagcaaagcagtagacctcttcaagtctagattagggcacatagttttggagtgctcacagctccctctttgtgaccatttatcatttgttgtccttcgggtctggtcttGAAatcttagcttatatgtcgctagaggcatacctacagattccagtgttcctggaatgtgtagggtagttccttgtCTCGCAAGTTCATCCGCCTTAcaactccctgggatatctctgtggcccggcatccagaacaggtgaattttgaactgttcagccatctcgttgagagatctgcgacagtcgagggcggttgttgtgttcagaaatgcgttctccagggatttaatggctgcctggctgtctgagaagatattaaggacaatcgtcgtaatgacattatatctta
This Stomoxys calcitrans chromosome 2, idStoCalc2.1, whole genome shotgun sequence DNA region includes the following protein-coding sequences:
- the LOC131995276 gene encoding uncharacterized protein K02A2.6-like, whose protein sequence is MELNENNYSMPPKMDDANVTLNSGQMTVFQTTNVNEFNPNVESWEVWKERLEIHFCEIGCTEDNIKKSILLKSIGAVPYKVLHSLCSPDSPVRKTYDELCVILDTQYTPPTIVFSERKKFYVAVKNDGESVAEWYARVKTLALNCKFGAHLDAFILNQFVMGLPNFMFERLCEEDETLTVQSALRKAMILETKNMAKVAERDQSSVNFVNRSKPSRKNGGGGNSGNSYGGNISGGGSSGGSGSRGSGSRGNFGGSRDNNGDGERKSSCSHCGWRNHSSQSCKYKNSKCHSCGKIGHLASVCYNKKRSVNYVSNDTSEDYVDNDVFNYSIFSVAERGSSDVYSLPVIIDGVKLNAVCDTGAPCTLLPLSFYENNDVKKVLRSCHVPYVDYSGDKLKLVGEYDASITFEGKTKSVVVVVVESSNPPLLGRSFLRAFNFELLQVNNVNCPNLNSVIEQLRMEFSEVFEEKLGEYNINAVSLRVAENATPVFCKPRPVPLAWKDKIEAKLRDLIATGVLEPVDNSDWGTPLVPILKPNGDFRICGDYKVTIYKFLEDFKYPLPRIEEIFASLEGGELFTKLDLSNAYNQLVLDEDSQLLCAWSTHIGTLKVKRLPFGVKTAAAIFQKTMENLFRGIPYVVVYQDDITVTGKNMQEHISTLRLVLQKLQSSGLKLNLKKSEFFKSKISYLGFNIDKNGLSKNNDRISSLISAPIPTNVSELRAFVGMANYYSRFIENFAQIMSHFYHLLGKGVPFVWSDDCQQAYDLIKKFVTPDRVLVHFNPELPIILTTDASNSAVAGILSHQFSDGLKPIAFVSRALSKSEKNYSTLEKEALAIVFCVTKLKQYLLGNTFVLRTDHRPLLAIFGANKGLPMMASARMQRWALILSGFNYTVEHVKGVQNEADAISRMPQRNFESNNIEYSYINFIENEENFNLNFKTVSRETRRDTVLSKVVECIASGTLHNLKEDLYTPYREKDTQLSVENDCVLWGYRIVIPEKLRSAILTELHRSHLGIVKTKALARSYIWWPGLDKDIEDLIRNCIHCQKLQSSPEKSSLIPWVPDGSVWSRIHIDYADPIKNFHFFIIIDAFSKFVEVFKTKDLTTAFTIRKLKELFSRYGLVDTLVSDNGPQFTSYEFKNFLALNGIKHVLTPPGHPSTNGQAENFVKTFKKSILANLDQNKDANLDQILCRFLMDYRNMKHCTTTESPAMLFFGRKLKTRFSLLKPPTTKQNILKSQDNNIVHHNGNRKEFFFEGETVLVRDYRNPNKPSWTKAVIQRQLGPQSYSCVLSHNNNVIKRHLDQIRGHNLTQQQQPIEQPTTTNNNNTSSSEPVPMQMNEDVSLTRMELRPREGGRVVKK